GCATAAACAGTAATAGTACAACCCCAACCCCCGTAAGTATGAGAATATCAATAATCCTTAATTTATACCCCAGTATCTCATTAAGTTTCGGGTACAAAACGTATCCCGCGATAAGTATGACCGGCAAAAATAATGCAGCCTTCACCGCACGGAATTCCACGAGTTTAACCGCGAATTCCGTACCGGATAACAACGCGGAGTTTAGTATCACCGCCGTAAAAGTGAATAAACAAATTTCGGTGAACGCTACTACCGTATTATCGCTATCCTGATGCAAACAAAAATTCCAGATCGCAAGTATAGGGAATAATATTGCTATAACAAAAGCCAGCAGTACCCTTGTGGAAACCGACTTCCTGAAGAATGACGGCCATGGCGGGACAGTATCAAACCTATACCCCATTTTTTGTAGTTTAGCAGATAACTTCTCAAACAACATGAACTGCGTATCAATAACCCCAACCCCGTTATCCCCAATCATACCCCTGGGTAACGGCGTGAGATACAGCATCCTTACATTCCGTTCCTTAACAGCTGTAACATACCTCTGTACAACCGCCTCAACCGGTTCCGCAGAACGCAGGTACCTGTTGATCTCGCGTTCTCCGATCCTATGCACACGGCAATAATTATATTCCCTGTTACCAACATCCCATAACCGCAGGACGCTAAGTTCAGGGATACATAACTTAACATCTTTTATCTCATCAAACACAGGAAATATATTTGCGCGTACCTGATTAACCGCATCGGGTTGAGGATAAACCCCGGAGATCTGGCTAACCTCCTGTGTGATACCGTAATTTAGATCAAAATACTCATCGGTTTTAAGGACAACCTTATACCCAAACTCCTTTGCCTGTACAACCTGTGCTTTGTCATACCACAGATCAGTCTCCGGAGTCAAACCCCGGGGCAGGGTAAGCATACTATACTGCCCCTGAGTACTTACCTGAAGCTTATTTTTGAAGACAGGATTAAACTTTGACTGTAAGCCCGTGATGATCCCGCGTTCCTGCGAAAGCCAGGTTTCACCTCTCGGTAAGGTAGACGCTGAAACTAACCCGGTTGCCACCAATCTCTCACGTTCATTTTGCGTGAAAACAATAACTCTGGGATCATCCTTCAGCATCCCGACATTCATCCGGTCAATCCCAACCGATGATATGTTTAACTCCCGCGATTTTATGAGGAACTCATCCCAGGAATATCCTGCGTTCATACACAAAGAATAATACCCGGGACGGTCAATACACAACTCCACAATCCCCTGCGCAGTTTCGTGCATCAACCGTATAGCAATAAACGGTACTGCCGCTGCACAGAGTAATGTCAGTGCCGCATATAACAACCTTTTGTCATACTTCATTATAATCTCTAACCTAACCACCCAAACCCAGTTTGAGTTTACGGGTTAAACGCCTCGCGTTTCTGTATAGCAAGCTTATACAATTCCTGATATTTCCGGACAGATTTTTCCCACGAAAAATTCCCGGCCATCGCGTTCTTTAAAATCTTACCCCACTGCTCTTTATCGTTATACAACGCGATCCCCCGGTCAATTGCCGCAAGGAATGCGTCGCAGTTATATTCCGTAAACGCAATACCATTCCCTTTTTTTGTTTCCGGGCTATAATCCACTACAGTATCCGCCAACCCTCCGGTGGTATGCACTACCGGCACAGTCCCGTACCGCATTGCAATCATCTGAGCTAACCCGCAAGGTTCAAACCTTGACGGCATAAGAAACATATCAACTCCCGCATAAATCTTATGAGCCATAGGTTCATTAAAATCAAGTTTAACGGCGATACGGTCCGGAAACTTTTCCGCCATCTTAGTCAACGCAGCTTCATACATAGAATCCCCGCGGCCAAGGATTACCAACCTAATTTCACGCTGCATAAGCGTATGCACCGCCTGTGCAAGCAGGTCAAACCCTTTTAGAGGATCCAACCGTGAAACCATTCCTAGTACCGGTATTGTAAGATCTACCGGCCATCCAAGTTCTTCAAACAACGCCTGTTTACACTCAACCTTATTCTCCAAAGATTTTACAGTATAATTCTTAGGTAAGTACTCATCTTTCTCGGGGTTCCACTCAGCTAAATCAATACCGTTTACGATACCGTACAAATCCTCACTACGCCCGCCTAAAACGTTCTCCATCCCTCTTCCGAGCTCATGAGATTCCTGAATTTCTTTTGCATAGGTCGGGCTTACTGTAGTGATAACATTCGCGAATGTTATTGCTGCTTTCATAAAGTTAACCTGCCCGTAGTACTCAAGTTTATCCGGTGTGAAATCAAACCACGCAAATCCCGCGGTACTCATTACTTCCGGCGGGAAAAATCCCTGGAACGCGATGTTATGGATGGTAAACACCGACGCTGTATGCCGATAAAACCCATCCAGCAGATATATTGTCCGCAGGTACGCAGGGATCAACCCGGTCTGCCAGTCATGACAATGCAGGACATCCGGCTGGAAATCCACAGCTTTTAAGGTTTCAAGCACTGCCCGCGAGAAAAAGATGAACCGTTCAGCGTTATCCGCATAATCCCCCCCAGCCGCTGTGCGGTACAATTCTTCACGCCCGAAATACTGTTCATTCTCAATAAAATACACGTTTATCGTGCGGTCAAGCTTACCTACCCACACATTTGCAACCTGCAACCCGCCGCCGATCGGGATAAGCAATGAGTTGATCAAAGGTTTAAGTTTAAACTTTTCAACATCAATATTCTTATATTTCGGCATTACAAGACAAACATCAGCCTTACGTTTTTTTAAAGCTTTCACTAACGCCCCTGCGACATCCGCCAGCCCGCCTGTTTTCGCAAACGGTACGCATTCCGATACTGCAAATGCAACTTTCATTTTTCTTTTTTCTCCTCCTACACTAAAAATTTAATTATTCAGCCTCACGCAAAAACTGTGCCGCTTCCTCCGGAGGTGTCGGGTTAATATAGAACCCTGAACCCCACTCAAACCCCGCAACCTTCACGAGTTTCGGTATGATCTCAAGATGCCAATGAAAAAACTGGTTATGCACCTCGCGGATCGGCGAGTTATGTATCAAAAAATTATACGGCGGATCATCAAGCACGCGTTTTAGTTTGTACATACAGATTTTCATAATCCTCGCGAGATTACCGATCTCATGTTTTTGAGCGTCCTCATACACAGCGTCATGATGCTTCGGCACAACCTTAATCTCAAACGGGAACCTGCTGGAGAACGGGCAATACGCGATAAAATCATCATTCTCCGTTATAATCCGTGTCTGTGACGCAGTCTCCTGCGCGTTCATATCGCATACCACACAACGTTCTTTATACTCATAATAATTTTTTGACCCGTTAATCAACTGCCTAGCGCGTAACGGCACAACCGGCAACGCAATCAACTGCGAATGCGGATGCACTAACGACGCACCGGCTGCGGCACCGCGGTTTTTGAAGACAAGTATATACTCAAACCTCGGATCTTTTTTCAGGTCCATTATACGGTCACGGTATGCCCAAAATATTTCTTCAACCTGATGATCAGAAAGATCAGCAAAATCTTTCTTATGTTCCGGTGTTTCAATAATAACCTCATGCGCACCAATCCCAGCCATACGGTCATACATCCCTTCACCGGTACGATGCATTGACCCTTCAATCTGCAACGCAGGAAACTTATTCGGCACTACGCGTACCCACCACCCGGGCCCGTCCTTCACCATCCCCGCCTGGCGGTACGCAAGCGTTTCTGCCGGTGTTGCTGATTCATTCCCCTCACAAAACGGGCACGGCTTATTAGTTTCTTCTTCACCTTCACGCCCATAATCCAGAGGCCGTTTTCCGCGTTCAGTAGAAATAATTACCCAACGTCCCATAATAGGATCACGCCGAAGTTCTGGCATAAAAAACTACCTTCCTTTCAACTAAATAAAACTTAATTATATTCTAAACGAACACCTATTCTTCGTCTTTTCTCCCGCCCTTAGCCTTAAACTCTTCAATCAACTTCTGGCGTACCGGGAACGGCGCTTCTTCCAGATGCGATACTGTCATCTTAAACTGCCCCGCGCCTTTGGTTAATGACCTTAGATCCGCTGCGTACTTAAACATTTCGGATAACGGCACCGTAGCTTTGATCACCTGTTTCTTACCTTCACGCTCAATCCCCAGAACCCTACCTCTCCGCGAATTAAGGTCACCCATAATAGCACCGACAAAATCATCCGGTGTTTGAATCTCAAGATTCATGATCGGTTCAAGTATTGTAGGATTAGCGGTTTCCACGCATTTCTGCATAGCCATACGCCCCGCGATCTTGAACGCCATATCAGAAGAATCAACTTCATGGTACGACCCGTCAAACAGTGTTACCCTTACGTCCACAAGATTATACCCCGCGATAATACCTTGTTCCATAGCTTCCTTAATACCTTTTTCAATTGACGGAATATAATTCTTTGGGATACGCCCCTGGGAGATATTATCAACAAATTCATACCCTGCACTGCGTTCCAGAGGCTCAATCTTTAACCAGCAATCCCCGTACTGCCCTTTTCCCCCGGATTGCCGTTTAAACTTCCCCTGTTGTTCAACCTTACCCTTAACAGTTTCCTTATACGGAATCTTTGGTTTTTGAAGTTCAATCTTAACATTCGCGCGTGCCTGAATTTTCTTCACGACATTATCGAGCTGCACCATCCCCAGCCCGGATAAAATCCATTCCCGTGTTTCTGTTGTAAAATAAAACCGCAGTGTCGGATCTTCCTGTACCACCGCCGCAAGGCCGGTTGCGAGTTTATCTTCCTCACCCTTGTTGTTGGAATACACCGCCATCTCAAGTTTTGGGTCAAGGAATTCAATCTTTGCAACTTCCTGCTGTTTATTATCCGATGCAAGCGTATTATTAGTCAGCGTTTCTTTCATCTTGACAAGCGTACAGATATCACCCGCAACAACTTTCGCGACTTCAGACCGTACAGCACCCGATGCGGTGGATACCTGCCCGATACGTTCTGACACACGGCGGGTGACATTATAAACATCACTCCCGCCCTTGAGTTCACCGGATAAAACTTTTATATAGGAAACCTTGCCGGTATGCGGTTCAAGGTATGTTTTGAATACAACCGCCGCGAGTTCTTTCTGTTTCCCGACCTCAAATTCCTCACCATCCTTATTCTTATACTTCCTCCCTGCGGGTGACGGGAGGTATGAACTAACAAAATTCAATAACTGATCGATCCCCACTCTCTGTGTGGACGATAAACACAGAACCGGCACAATTTTGCCTGACCTCAACCCGTTTAACAACCCAGCCTGAAGTTCTTCGTCAGTAAGGCCTTTACCTTCAAGATATTTTTCAATAAGTTTTTCATCCTCTGCAGCGATTGATTCAATAAGCTTATCCCGTTGTTCCGCCAGTGCGGCCTTAAGATCAGCGGGAACTTCAATCCCTGCGGGTTTACCGTCGGTATACTTAAACGCCTTCCCGCTGAGGACATCAACGATCCCCGAAAAATTCTGTGCCTCACCTATCGGCAACTGGAACATTACAGCCTGGATCCCGAGTTTTTCATTAAGTTTATTCAAGCAGGTACGCGCATTCGCGTTTTCCTTATCCAGTTTATTAACCACAACGATCTTAGGTATTCCGCGTTTAACGCATTCATCCCATAACGTTTCAGTATCCGCATCAACATCTGCAGTAGCGTCAAGCACAAATACTGCATTATCCGAAGCATAGATTGCGCCAAACGTTTCCCCATAAAAATCAGCGAACCCCGGCGCATCAAATATGTTTAGTTTAACCTTACCTTCGTACTCCACAGACATTAATGACGCGTAGAGTGAACTCCTGCGTTCCTTTTCCTCATCGGTAAAATCTGATACCGTATTCCCGTCCTCCACACTGCCGAACCGGGTGGTTAACCCCAGAGAAAACATAATACCTTCAACACACGTAGTTTTCCCTGTCCCCGAACCGCCAAGCAGGCACACGTTCCTGATGTTTGCAGTCTCATACGTTTTCATTATCGTCTGTCCTTTCCTCAATAATATTTTCGTCTTCAACATTAACCGCCGCAGCGGCGTTATCCTTACTGAACTCCTCCATCGGAGGAAGGTCCGCAATTGTTTTTAACCCAAAATATTTTAAGAACTGTTCCGTCGTACCGTATAACATAGGCTTCCCGATAGTTTCCTTACGCCCAACCATCTTGATAAGTTTACGTTCCAGCAGTTTATCAATCACCCCGCCGATATCCACCCCGCGTATCTGCTCGATCTCCGCGCGGGTAACCGGCTGTTTATACGCAATAATTGATAATGTTTCTAATGCCGAGTTTGACAACCGCAACGCAGTTTTTTCCTTAAAAAACTCGCGGATCCACTGGCTGAACTCTTTACGTGTAGATATCACATACCCGTTTGCAATCTCCTGCACCTGTAAAGCACGGGGTTCATAATCCCGTACCAACTCATCCAACGCAGCCTTTACATCCTCTTCCTTTGCCTTCAACACTTCAGCGAACCGCGTTGACGATATTGGGTTGGAACTTATAAACAATAACGTTTCAATAACTTTCTTAATATCCTCTTTTTCCATACAATCCCTGCTCCAGTCTCCCCTCTATCTATCCGTTCGTTATTTAATACTTTCGTCAGTACTCTCATCCTTTTTCTCCTGCGGTACCGCAACAGTATCACTACCCTGATTTTCAGTATCAGCAGGTTTT
This region of Elusimicrobiota bacterium genomic DNA includes:
- the galT gene encoding galactose-1-phosphate uridylyltransferase codes for the protein MPELRRDPIMGRWVIISTERGKRPLDYGREGEEETNKPCPFCEGNESATPAETLAYRQAGMVKDGPGWWVRVVPNKFPALQIEGSMHRTGEGMYDRMAGIGAHEVIIETPEHKKDFADLSDHQVEEIFWAYRDRIMDLKKDPRFEYILVFKNRGAAAGASLVHPHSQLIALPVVPLRARQLINGSKNYYEYKERCVVCDMNAQETASQTRIITENDDFIAYCPFSSRFPFEIKVVPKHHDAVYEDAQKHEIGNLARIMKICMYKLKRVLDDPPYNFLIHNSPIREVHNQFFHWHLEIIPKLVKVAGFEWGSGFYINPTPPEEAAQFLREAE
- the scpB gene encoding SMC-Scp complex subunit ScpB, whose translation is MEKEDIKKVIETLLFISSNPISSTRFAEVLKAKEEDVKAALDELVRDYEPRALQVQEIANGYVISTRKEFSQWIREFFKEKTALRLSNSALETLSIIAYKQPVTRAEIEQIRGVDIGGVIDKLLERKLIKMVGRKETIGKPMLYGTTEQFLKYFGLKTIADLPPMEEFSKDNAAAAVNVEDENIIEERTDDNENV
- a CDS encoding DUF5693 family protein, translating into MKYDKRLLYAALTLLCAAAVPFIAIRLMHETAQGIVELCIDRPGYYSLCMNAGYSWDEFLIKSRELNISSVGIDRMNVGMLKDDPRVIVFTQNERERLVATGLVSASTLPRGETWLSQERGIITGLQSKFNPVFKNKLQVSTQGQYSMLTLPRGLTPETDLWYDKAQVVQAKEFGYKVVLKTDEYFDLNYGITQEVSQISGVYPQPDAVNQVRANIFPVFDEIKDVKLCIPELSVLRLWDVGNREYNYCRVHRIGEREINRYLRSAEPVEAVVQRYVTAVKERNVRMLYLTPLPRGMIGDNGVGVIDTQFMLFEKLSAKLQKMGYRFDTVPPWPSFFRKSVSTRVLLAFVIAILFPILAIWNFCLHQDSDNTVVAFTEICLFTFTAVILNSALLSGTEFAVKLVEFRAVKAALFLPVILIAGYVLYPKLNEILGYKLRIIDILILTGVGVVLLLFMLRSGNDSGIMLPGEKVVRSALDNFLFARPRSKEFMFGHPLLILGIFIWGRWVSTGKKVDLLWYLSRMGIIFGMVGQVSVINTFTHAHTPLWVSLLRTFNGLVIGVVLGVVLTGIWTLCEKKKWLVY
- the glgA gene encoding glycogen synthase GlgA — translated: MKVAFAVSECVPFAKTGGLADVAGALVKALKKRKADVCLVMPKYKNIDVEKFKLKPLINSLLIPIGGGLQVANVWVGKLDRTINVYFIENEQYFGREELYRTAAGGDYADNAERFIFFSRAVLETLKAVDFQPDVLHCHDWQTGLIPAYLRTIYLLDGFYRHTASVFTIHNIAFQGFFPPEVMSTAGFAWFDFTPDKLEYYGQVNFMKAAITFANVITTVSPTYAKEIQESHELGRGMENVLGGRSEDLYGIVNGIDLAEWNPEKDEYLPKNYTVKSLENKVECKQALFEELGWPVDLTIPVLGMVSRLDPLKGFDLLAQAVHTLMQREIRLVILGRGDSMYEAALTKMAEKFPDRIAVKLDFNEPMAHKIYAGVDMFLMPSRFEPCGLAQMIAMRYGTVPVVHTTGGLADTVVDYSPETKKGNGIAFTEYNCDAFLAAIDRGIALYNDKEQWGKILKNAMAGNFSWEKSVRKYQELYKLAIQKREAFNP
- a CDS encoding elongation factor G is translated as MKTYETANIRNVCLLGGSGTGKTTCVEGIMFSLGLTTRFGSVEDGNTVSDFTDEEKERRSSLYASLMSVEYEGKVKLNIFDAPGFADFYGETFGAIYASDNAVFVLDATADVDADTETLWDECVKRGIPKIVVVNKLDKENANARTCLNKLNEKLGIQAVMFQLPIGEAQNFSGIVDVLSGKAFKYTDGKPAGIEVPADLKAALAEQRDKLIESIAAEDEKLIEKYLEGKGLTDEELQAGLLNGLRSGKIVPVLCLSSTQRVGIDQLLNFVSSYLPSPAGRKYKNKDGEEFEVGKQKELAAVVFKTYLEPHTGKVSYIKVLSGELKGGSDVYNVTRRVSERIGQVSTASGAVRSEVAKVVAGDICTLVKMKETLTNNTLASDNKQQEVAKIEFLDPKLEMAVYSNNKGEEDKLATGLAAVVQEDPTLRFYFTTETREWILSGLGMVQLDNVVKKIQARANVKIELQKPKIPYKETVKGKVEQQGKFKRQSGGKGQYGDCWLKIEPLERSAGYEFVDNISQGRIPKNYIPSIEKGIKEAMEQGIIAGYNLVDVRVTLFDGSYHEVDSSDMAFKIAGRMAMQKCVETANPTILEPIMNLEIQTPDDFVGAIMGDLNSRRGRVLGIEREGKKQVIKATVPLSEMFKYAADLRSLTKGAGQFKMTVSHLEEAPFPVRQKLIEEFKAKGGRKDEE